One Sporomusaceae bacterium FL31 DNA window includes the following coding sequences:
- the hybB gene encoding putative Ni/Fe-hydrogenase 2 b-type cytochrome subunit: protein MVQTAINKGRMMTSMKRIELFGWKFTITPARKILTFIAAFSIAAMVIRLITGFSLLTNLNDDWPWGLWIAFDVLTGVALAGGGYSTALVVHILHRDKYHPVARGALLTSLLGYILVMAGLFLDIGQWFNFWRPFVSWGHASVLFEVFWCISIYTTIQVLEFGEIVTEKIGIKLHRFFKKILPVLMIIGVVFPTLHQSSLGALFLIAVHKVYPLWWTEYLPVFFLMSSFFIGPAMVCVESALAGKFFGHKVSLNVLSGLARISGRMMVLYLGLKIFDLFERGVVGLAFLGNLEGNMFLLEIIVGVAIPIGIVFSRFGKTRNGLLVYGVLTSGGVILNRMNTVFTSMVSYSSGAYFPSIWEFIVSIGLISIGCLLYSFIVENFNIFDHHPSQRSDKHDNQLSV from the coding sequence ATGGTACAGACGGCAATCAACAAGGGGAGGATGATGACTTCGATGAAGAGGATTGAGCTATTTGGCTGGAAGTTTACCATCACACCTGCCCGCAAAATTCTTACCTTCATTGCTGCTTTCAGTATTGCGGCAATGGTGATCCGGCTGATCACCGGCTTTAGTTTGCTCACCAATTTGAATGATGACTGGCCTTGGGGACTTTGGATTGCTTTTGATGTATTAACCGGTGTAGCGTTAGCTGGCGGTGGTTATTCGACCGCATTGGTTGTTCACATTCTGCATCGCGATAAATATCATCCGGTGGCCAGAGGGGCTTTATTGACCTCGCTGCTGGGGTATATCCTGGTTATGGCCGGACTCTTTCTTGATATTGGCCAGTGGTTTAACTTCTGGCGCCCCTTTGTTTCCTGGGGACACGCTTCGGTATTGTTTGAAGTTTTCTGGTGTATCAGCATTTATACAACCATTCAGGTACTTGAATTCGGCGAAATTGTTACTGAAAAAATCGGCATTAAGCTGCACCGGTTTTTCAAAAAAATACTGCCTGTCCTCATGATCATTGGCGTTGTTTTCCCTACCTTGCACCAATCATCCTTAGGGGCGTTGTTTTTGATTGCAGTTCATAAAGTGTATCCGTTATGGTGGACTGAATATTTACCGGTATTTTTTCTGATGTCTTCGTTCTTTATCGGCCCAGCTATGGTTTGTGTAGAATCCGCATTAGCAGGTAAATTCTTTGGTCATAAGGTTTCACTTAATGTGCTGTCCGGACTGGCCAGAATCAGCGGACGAATGATGGTGCTGTATTTGGGTCTGAAAATCTTTGATCTGTTCGAACGGGGCGTTGTTGGGCTGGCGTTTTTAGGCAATCTTGAAGGCAATATGTTTTTGCTGGAAATTATAGTTGGGGTTGCTATTCCGATCGGCATTGTTTTCAGCCGGTTTGGCAAAACGCGCAACGGACTACTGGTTTACGGGGTTTTGACCAGCGGCGGGGTTATTCTTAACCGGATGAATACCGTATTTACCTCCATGGTCAGCTATTCCAGTGGTGCCTACTTCCCTTCCATTTGGGAGTTTATTGTCAGTATTGGGCTGATTTCCATTGGGTGT
- a CDS encoding dimethylsulfoxide reductase, chain B, with protein sequence MSKGVLVDITKCIGCGSCTVACKMWNKLEYDNKVPSIGEDATLNDKNWTVVVQSSLNNAKGESVWRFAKQQCMHCVDPACASACFSRALQKNADGAVVYYPDLCVGCRYCMIACPFDVPKYEWSKAAPQITKCQMCSSRIAKGEAPACVAVCPTGVMKFADRQELINEAHLMLKRDDRYMKTVYGEHEVGGTCWLYVSDVPFDQLGFKSKLGSVPLPSYTHSFLKNVPVIALGWGVLLTGMSFYARRRNEIAKAKQAKRNGTDGNQQGEDDDFDEED encoded by the coding sequence GTGTCAAAGGGAGTTTTAGTGGATATCACCAAATGTATTGGCTGTGGCAGCTGTACCGTAGCCTGTAAAATGTGGAATAAATTAGAATATGATAATAAGGTTCCGTCGATTGGCGAAGATGCCACTTTAAATGATAAAAACTGGACTGTTGTGGTGCAAAGTTCACTCAATAATGCCAAAGGCGAATCGGTTTGGCGTTTTGCTAAGCAGCAATGTATGCATTGTGTTGACCCTGCTTGCGCATCGGCCTGCTTTTCGCGTGCCCTGCAAAAGAATGCCGATGGCGCAGTGGTGTACTATCCCGATCTTTGTGTGGGTTGCCGGTATTGTATGATTGCCTGTCCGTTTGATGTTCCGAAATATGAATGGAGTAAAGCCGCTCCCCAAATTACCAAATGTCAAATGTGCTCAAGCCGAATTGCCAAAGGCGAGGCACCGGCCTGTGTGGCGGTTTGTCCGACCGGAGTCATGAAGTTTGCTGATCGCCAAGAGCTGATCAATGAAGCGCATCTGATGCTGAAAAGAGATGATCGGTATATGAAGACAGTCTATGGCGAACATGAGGTGGGCGGAACCTGTTGGCTGTATGTTTCTGATGTGCCGTTTGACCAGCTGGGCTTTAAGAGCAAACTGGGGTCAGTTCCATTACCTTCTTATACTCATAGCTTTTTGAAAAACGTGCCAGTTATTGCGTTGGGGTGGGGTGTTTTGCTGACCGGTATGTCTTTTTATGCTCGGCGGCGTAATGAGATAGCCAAAGCCAAGCAGGCAAAACGTAATGGTACAGACGGCAATCAACAAGGGGAGGATGATGACTTCGATGAAGAGGATTGA